From the genome of Gammaproteobacteria bacterium:
TCAAGGACGATCACGGTGTTCCGACGTTTGGCTGTTCAACCCAAAGAAAAAGAAATACCAATATGATGTGGAACTCTCAAGAATCCATAACCTTGAGGTTGCTCCCCAAGAAAAAAAACTGGAGGGAGGAATATACAACTGTGGATGCGCTGCACAATGCTTTTTCCATGACACCTACATTTGGCAATCCGGCGCTTTATTGAAAATCGCACGTCGCGAACAAGATTGTGAGATTTATCGAGAATTTGTATTGATTGATGGAAACCTTAAGGTTGTACGCCAAGAAAAAGGCATGCCAGACGATAGCCAATATGCGCGCCGCCAAAATGGTGAACTTCATTTTCTAAATTGGGACCCGCATTAAAACGAGGAAAATATGAAGATATTCTCTGCATGATTCCCCGAGTCCTGACCCACCACCCCGGCACCCTCTCCGGCATCCACAGCCTCGACGGCACCGGCTACAACCAGTGGGTGATCATCGACGACACCCAGCACCAACTGCGCATGCGCCTGGCCACCAGCACCGCCGCCTCCCAGCTCAACCTCGGCCACCTCGTCCACCAATCCCCCACCTCCGCCCAGCGCGGCAGCTTTAGGGGCGAGGGCTTCGAACTGCGCACCGATGCCTGGGCCTCTATACGCGGCGCGGACGGCATCCTCATCGCCACCACCCAACGCCCCGGCCAGGGCGCCAGCGTCACCTCCACCCAGATGGACGCCGCCGAGGCCGTGGCGCAGATGAAAGCGGCGCACGCGCTGTCCAAAACCCTGTGCGACGCCGCCACCCACCAAACGGCCCTGAGCAGCAAGACGGCCCAAACCGCCCAAAACGACTTCATCACCGCCATCGACCCCGCCCAGCACGGCAAATACACCGCCCCGGTCAACGGCCAGGCCGCCCAGAAGACGCGGCCGGGCACGAGAGACCTCGATCCAACACAACCGGTCGAGAAATTCGCCACCCCGGCCATCCTGCTGGACAGCCCCACCAACATCAACTGGGCCAGCCCCGCCAGCACCGCCCTGTTTGCCGGTCAGCACCTGCACTGGACCAGCCAAGCCGACCTGCACTTCGCCGCCGCCCATACCCTCGCCGCCGTCTCGGACCAAGCCACCACCTTGTTCACCCACGGTGGCGGCATCCAGGCCATCGCCGCCAACGGCCCGGTCTCATTACAAGCGCACACCGATCAACTGGAGATCCTCGCCGACCAGGCGGTCACCATCACCTCCGTCAACGGCGACATCGAAGTCAAAGCCCAGCAGAAGATCGTCCTGCAAGCCGAGGGTGCCTCGATCACCCTGGAGGGCGGCAACATCACCCTCGCCTGCATCGGCAGCGCCTCGGTGAAAGGGGCGGCGCATGGATTTGAGGGGGCGGAGAGGGGGGAGACGGTGTTGGTGGGGTTGCCGAGTGGATCGGTGGCAGCGCCCGCACCCGTCGGCGTATCAGGAATAGGCGCAGCAGCGCCTACGGCCAGTGCAGGTACGCCCATCAAGACGGGGCTGGGCGATGATGTGGACAAACTCGCTGCCAAGTCGCCGAGTTTGCAGAAGGACTGGCAGAAACTAAAAAATGAAGGCTGGGGGGTCAAATATGGCCCTGCCGGAAAAGGTTCGACTGCCAATAGGCGCGACAAGCTGATTACTATCGACGGCGCCGAAAAGGACAATCCCACTGCCGCGATGCAATCTCTCTCGCACGAAGTAGGGCACGCCACCTACCCTTACAAAGAGGATTATTCGTCCAAAACCGCTTACGTCAATGGCGCGCTGGCTGATGAGGGTGCCGCTACACTCAACAACATCAAGGTACAGCGCGAAATTATAGCCAATGGCGGACCTGACATTGGCATCGCGGGCAACAGTGCCAATCATGCCGCCTATAACCGGGCGTATGACCAGTTTCTGAAGGATGGCAACGCGGCGACAGCGCGGCAGTCTATCGGCGCACAGTTCGGTATGGGTGAGATCACGTCGAACACTGGGCAATCCTACGCAGACTATTACGGGGGTTGGTATGATGAAGCCTTCCCGCCGAAAAAGTAGCGTTTGGCATTGGTTATTGATGAGCGTGACAGCCTGCCTCGCTGGATGCGGACAGATTAGTGATATTCAGGAAAAGGACAAGATAATGACGACAAAACAAATGACACTATGGCAGGCCATTGAAGCCGTGGCACAGCAAATACCGTTTTCAAAAGCCAAAGTGGAGACGCTGTTTTCAGCAACGCTCACCGAGACCGACAACACGAGTAACGATGTTTTCCAATTTTTGAAAAGCAACCGGATTGAACTGAAAGATGACGTCGATATTTCAAATATTGATCTGCGGATCAAGCGCCATGGCACGCACCCCGGCTTCATGGTTCTGGAAATAGGAGGCGCCTGCATCACCCTGGAGCAGGTACGCAACCATTACAGCGCACTGGAGATTACGCAATCACCGCGTGGATCGCTCGCTGATGTCACCTCTCATTCAACCCGGCTACCTTGGGGCGATCTGTCCTTTAGTTTCGCTGAAAGCAACCCTCGCTGTCTGTCGTCGATTGCCTTCGACCCCAAGAAGGATCGTTGAAATACCTACGTCTGACGGCGTATCACCACGGGATTTTCGGTTTTATCGAGGTATACGTTGACGTGATAGTCAGAATTTTCAGTGTAATTGTTATTCTATTCGGCTGCTGCTTGCCTGTTTTGGTGGATGCGAGAACTTCTCAGGAATATCAGGGAGCAAGTGTTTCTCAAGATAAAAAAATATCTATCCATTGGGTATGTTCTTCCCTAGACCAATGCAAGGTCTATGCTCTCGATGGCCGCAGAAAATACTGGAGGCTCTTCGCGTGATCGTGTGGGTAAATTTCATGTTTTTTAGAGCCTCGGGAGCATAGACGTGAGTATTTTTAGTCGCAGATATTCTTCATCGCGCAGACCATATGCACGGCGTTGGATGACGCGTATCTTATTGTTGAGCCCCTCAACAAAGCCGAGTGAAACTTTATTCTCTGGCTTGCAATAGGCTGCGATCCCATCCCAATGGCGCTCAATCATCTCGGCAAATTTCTCGTAAGGTTTCAGGCGCTGCCACTTCAGGCTGGTTTTCCAATTCTCGAAGAAACGCCGCGCCCATGCTTCGCTCCTGTAATCCCACAACTGGCCAAACGACTCTTTCAGCAGGTACGCCGTGTTCAGCCGTTTGTTCGCTGCCAGCAAAGCCTTCAAAGAACGTCTGCCGTCCAGTGTCATATTTTCGTGATTGGAAAGCAGTACGTATTTCTGCCCCTTAATGTAGCGCCTATCCTTGCCCTGAAGACGTGCATATTCCATCTTTCTGACTTTATCCAGAGCATCGCCGAGATGGCTCATGATGTGGAATTTGTCGAACAGGATGGCCGCCTGCGGGGCGCGTTCGTTGGTTACGTTACGAAAGGGCTTCCACATATCCATCACTGCAAGACAAATGCCTTTGGATTTCTTCTCTCCCAGCCAGTCATAGAACTGTCGCATGCTGTCCTCCGAACGGTCGGCACCGCCAAACCAGATGGGACGACCACGGATCAAGTCGCTGACTACAATGCGATAGGTATGTCCTTTGCGAATCGATATTTCGTCGATGCCAATGGCCTTGGGTGCTGGCGTTCCGGCGCGTTCCAGTTGCGCGGTCATGTATTGCTTGTCCAGTTCCTTGACGGTGTGCCAGTCCAGAAGCAATTCGCGGGCAATGTCCGACACCGTGCTGGCGCGACACCGTCTGCCTACATACCAAGAAAATCGCTTTGTATAGAGTGGGTTGTCGGCGAGAAAGTCGAGTCGTTCGCGTTTCACTTTCCCGCAGTGCCGACAAAGCACCCGTCGAATTTCGATTTCCAGATAGATACGTGTGTCGCCACAGGAGAGGTCGCGAACTCGTCGAAGCCTCTTGTCGTACCAACCAGAGCGCGTTCTGCCGCAACTGTTGCAGGCCGTTTTTTTGAGCGCCGAACGAGCGTGATGATCCGTGCTTTGGAGTCGCCAAAGATGCCGCGTATCTTTTCCAGCGGGCGAAAACAGGGGAATCGGTATGCGTCGAGAATGCGTTTGGGTTTGCGTGAAATAGCCATTGAAAAAACCTCCCATTTTCTGCAACAGGTGCAGGATGCATTTT
Proteins encoded in this window:
- a CDS encoding ISL3 family transposase; amino-acid sequence: MWHQAKCILHLLQKMGGFFNGYFTQTQTHSRRIPIPLFSPAGKDTRHLWRLQSTDHHARSALKKTACNSCGRTRSGWYDKRLRRVRDLSCGDTRIYLEIEIRRVLCRHCGKVKRERLDFLADNPLYTKRFSWYVGRRCRASTVSDIARELLLDWHTVKELDKQYMTAQLERAGTPAPKAIGIDEISIRKGHTYRIVVSDLIRGRPIWFGGADRSEDSMRQFYDWLGEKKSKGICLAVMDMWKPFRNVTNERAPQAAILFDKFHIMSHLGDALDKVRKMEYARLQGKDRRYIKGQKYVLLSNHENMTLDGRRSLKALLAANKRLNTAYLLKESFGQLWDYRSEAWARRFFENWKTSLKWQRLKPYEKFAEMIERHWDGIAAYCKPENKVSLGFVEGLNNKIRVIQRRAYGLRDEEYLRLKILTSMLPRL